The Oceaniferula flava genome has a window encoding:
- a CDS encoding VC0807 family protein — MAKQQQENPLVNIMWNVLIPITALSFLGKNGDDFWNVGPVYGMLIAVSLPVAYGIHHLIKTKKPNFFSILGVVSILLTGGIAIMAYRDNGTVDEQAPLWFALKEAAIPFVFGVTILISHWTKTPLVRVFLYNPDFFNIPMIEKRVQEKQNNEGYKKLLFSGTLLLAGSFFISMVMNYFLAMYFLRGNTGSQEAFNDGVAKLTGWGFAVIGVPMLVILMVTMWRFVSGLRNLTGMDNEEILLPR, encoded by the coding sequence ATGGCCAAACAACAACAAGAGAACCCACTGGTGAACATCATGTGGAACGTGCTCATTCCCATCACCGCACTGAGTTTTCTTGGTAAAAACGGTGATGACTTCTGGAATGTGGGCCCCGTCTACGGCATGCTGATCGCCGTCTCGCTGCCAGTGGCCTACGGCATTCACCACCTGATCAAAACCAAGAAGCCGAACTTCTTTTCGATCTTGGGTGTCGTCAGTATCTTACTCACCGGAGGCATTGCCATCATGGCGTATCGGGACAATGGCACCGTGGATGAACAGGCGCCGTTATGGTTCGCCTTGAAAGAAGCCGCCATCCCCTTCGTTTTTGGCGTCACCATTTTGATTTCCCATTGGACCAAGACGCCCCTAGTCCGCGTGTTCCTCTACAACCCGGACTTTTTCAACATCCCCATGATTGAAAAGCGGGTGCAGGAAAAACAAAACAACGAGGGATACAAAAAGCTACTCTTCTCCGGCACCCTGCTGCTGGCTGGCTCCTTTTTCATCAGCATGGTGATGAACTACTTCCTCGCCATGTATTTCCTCAGAGGCAACACCGGCTCCCAGGAAGCCTTCAACGATGGTGTGGCCAAACTCACCGGCTGGGGTTTTGCCGTGATCGGGGTGCCGATGCTCGTGATTCTGATGGTCACCATGTGGCGCTTCGTCTCCGGCCTGCGAAACCTCACCGGCATGGACAACGAGGAAATCCTGCTTCCTCGATAA
- the rplR gene encoding 50S ribosomal protein L18, producing MSTLNRKEVRKRIHRRIRKKVSGTATCPRLAVSYSNQHIYAQVIDDVAGNTLCAASSIDKGIEKAASNQETASKVGELVAKRAKEANIEKVVFDRGGHLYHGKIKALADAAREAGLQF from the coding sequence ATGAGCACTCTCAATCGTAAAGAAGTTCGCAAGCGCATTCACCGCCGCATCCGTAAGAAGGTGTCCGGCACTGCAACTTGCCCACGTCTCGCTGTCAGCTATTCCAACCAGCACATCTACGCCCAGGTCATTGATGACGTAGCCGGTAACACACTCTGTGCCGCCTCCAGCATCGACAAAGGCATTGAAAAGGCAGCCTCCAACCAAGAAACTGCCTCCAAGGTCGGTGAACTCGTCGCCAAGCGCGCCAAGGAAGCCAACATTGAAAAGGTAGTCTTCGATCGCGGTGGCCACCTCTACCACGGTAAAATCAAAGCCCTCGCAGACGCCGCCCGTGAAGCCGGCCTTCAATTCTAA
- a CDS encoding 4a-hydroxytetrahydrobiopterin dehydratase, giving the protein MSEELIPADELDDALKRCPEWEAEGDSITRTIEFEEYMEGIDFVNDLAEIVDEAQHFPEIDIRDCKVTLRLKTEDAGGVTEIDVELASRIDNIVD; this is encoded by the coding sequence ATGTCAGAAGAATTGATCCCAGCCGATGAACTAGACGACGCCCTGAAACGCTGCCCGGAGTGGGAAGCTGAAGGAGATAGCATTACCCGCACGATCGAGTTTGAGGAATACATGGAGGGCATCGATTTCGTCAACGACCTCGCTGAGATCGTCGATGAGGCACAGCATTTTCCCGAAATCGATATCCGCGACTGCAAAGTGACCCTGCGTCTGAAGACCGAAGATGCGGGTGGCGTCACCGAGATCGATGTGGAGCTCGCCTCACGGATCGATAATATTGTCGACTAA
- a CDS encoding pyridoxal-phosphate dependent enzyme — protein sequence MKSAQASSSQDFDHNRLFEEILAARERVYSVGEATPLQQLPLPDLDAQVWVKREDLGPIKAYKWRGAYNAMAALTAEQRSMGVVAASAGNHAQGVALAAKALGCQAVIFMPRSTPEVKQSEVRRFGGDHVEIRLIGDTYDDAGHAARTYCEETSGVYIHPYDDEVTMGGQGTLADEVVMSGKGPFDRVYVAIGGGGLAAALACWLKRYWPEVKVYGVEGVEQASMTAALAHGSPVELDYVDVFCDGTAVRKVGSITFEYCRSLLDGVITVTNDEVCDSIRTLWETLRVIPEPSGAMGLAGLKKHYHTGEIGSGEKVLTVISGANMDFAQLSGIAQRAGIGSKQRRFLRVPIPEGKGSLVEFLEQLPEEISIVDLQYGRNDSEVQFPVLGLIGSESDYQQLDAVLAQRGANASDVSTDEDVDYRIINYAPELFHYPLFINIEFPERAGAFLRFMNEVKDIASLCYFNYSYSGERVGRALVGMEFNSADDQQACLQRILAMCGKNIRAAREVSDETFYRLTGHSRG from the coding sequence ATGAAATCAGCTCAAGCGTCAAGTTCGCAGGACTTTGACCACAATCGTCTGTTTGAGGAAATCCTAGCGGCTCGCGAACGCGTTTATTCGGTTGGCGAGGCGACGCCGCTGCAGCAGTTGCCACTGCCCGATCTCGATGCCCAGGTGTGGGTCAAACGTGAAGACCTCGGGCCCATCAAAGCCTACAAATGGCGCGGCGCTTACAATGCGATGGCGGCCCTCACTGCCGAACAGCGCAGCATGGGGGTAGTGGCGGCTTCCGCCGGAAACCACGCCCAAGGGGTGGCACTTGCCGCTAAGGCGCTCGGCTGCCAAGCCGTGATCTTCATGCCGCGCTCCACTCCGGAGGTGAAACAAAGCGAGGTGCGCCGTTTTGGCGGTGACCATGTGGAGATCCGCCTGATCGGTGACACCTACGATGATGCCGGCCATGCGGCACGGACCTATTGTGAGGAAACTTCCGGCGTTTACATCCACCCCTACGATGACGAAGTCACCATGGGAGGGCAGGGAACCTTGGCGGACGAGGTGGTGATGAGCGGTAAAGGGCCGTTCGACCGAGTTTATGTCGCTATCGGTGGTGGTGGACTCGCTGCGGCGCTGGCTTGCTGGCTGAAACGCTATTGGCCCGAGGTGAAAGTCTACGGGGTCGAAGGCGTGGAACAGGCGTCGATGACCGCAGCCCTGGCTCACGGCAGCCCGGTCGAGCTCGATTACGTCGATGTCTTTTGTGACGGCACGGCAGTGAGAAAAGTTGGGTCGATCACCTTTGAGTATTGTCGCAGCTTGCTCGACGGAGTGATCACTGTGACCAACGATGAAGTTTGTGATTCCATCCGCACGCTCTGGGAAACCCTGCGGGTGATTCCTGAGCCGAGTGGAGCCATGGGCCTGGCAGGGTTGAAAAAACACTACCATACTGGAGAAATTGGCTCTGGCGAGAAGGTGCTGACGGTGATCAGCGGAGCCAATATGGACTTCGCCCAACTCAGCGGTATTGCGCAGCGGGCGGGGATCGGTTCCAAACAACGCCGCTTTCTCCGCGTGCCCATCCCCGAGGGCAAGGGCTCGTTGGTCGAGTTCCTCGAGCAATTACCGGAGGAGATCAGCATCGTCGATTTACAATACGGCAGAAACGATTCCGAGGTGCAGTTTCCTGTGCTCGGCTTGATCGGATCCGAGTCCGATTACCAACAGCTCGATGCGGTGCTGGCGCAACGCGGTGCCAATGCCAGCGACGTGAGCACGGATGAAGATGTCGATTACCGGATCATCAACTACGCCCCCGAGCTGTTCCACTATCCACTGTTCATCAACATTGAATTTCCCGAGCGGGCCGGTGCCTTCCTGCGCTTCATGAATGAAGTCAAGGACATCGCCAGTCTGTGTTATTTCAACTACTCCTACTCTGGTGAGAGAGTCGGACGTGCTCTGGTGGGCATGGAATTCAACTCCGCCGATGACCAGCAGGCATGCCTGCAGCGGATCCTCGCGATGTGTGGCAAAAATATCCGCGCTGCCCGTGAGGTCAGTGATGAGACATTCTATCGTCTTACCGGGCATTCACGAGGCTAA
- the rpsH gene encoding 30S ribosomal protein S8, with amino-acid sequence MAVLSDPISDFLTRLKNASRASNEFFTAPHSKTKEAIAKILEDEGYIWNYEVSTDGKFKELKVKVKYSDNGTPVLTDVKRVSKPGIRRYVGAGEIPRVLNGLGISIVSTSKGLKTGTHARKEKLGGELLAFVW; translated from the coding sequence ATGGCAGTTTTAAGTGACCCCATTTCTGACTTTCTCACCCGTCTCAAGAACGCATCACGCGCAAGCAATGAGTTCTTCACCGCTCCTCATTCCAAAACCAAGGAAGCCATCGCCAAGATCCTCGAAGACGAAGGCTACATCTGGAACTACGAGGTAAGCACCGACGGCAAGTTCAAAGAACTCAAAGTCAAAGTCAAATACTCCGATAACGGCACTCCCGTTCTCACGGATGTGAAGCGCGTTTCCAAACCTGGAATTCGCCGCTATGTTGGTGCAGGAGAAATCCCGCGTGTCCTCAATGGCCTCGGCATCTCTATCGTCTCCACCTCCAAAGGACTGAAGACAGGAACGCATGCCCGTAAGGAAAAACTCGGCGGCGAACTGCTCGCATTCGTCTGGTAA
- the rpsS gene encoding 30S ribosomal protein S19, giving the protein MPRSLKKGPFVDQKLLAKIDAAEASKDKKPIKTWSRKSVITPDFVGHTFHVHNGKSFVTVYVNENMVGHKLGEFSPTRIFKAHGGIGKR; this is encoded by the coding sequence ATGCCACGCTCACTCAAAAAAGGCCCATTTGTTGATCAGAAGCTTCTCGCTAAGATCGACGCCGCTGAAGCCAGCAAGGACAAAAAGCCCATCAAAACATGGAGCCGCAAGTCCGTCATTACTCCTGACTTCGTAGGTCACACCTTCCACGTCCACAACGGCAAGTCATTCGTGACCGTCTACGTGAACGAGAACATGGTCGGCCACAAGCTCGGTGAATTCTCACCAACACGTATCTTCAAGGCACACGGCGGTATCGGTAAGCGCTAA
- the rpmC gene encoding 50S ribosomal protein L29 yields MAQTKISEIRELSTEELTSKLRDLKQEALNLRLQQATGQLENTARRRLVRRETARVQTILKQRAQQA; encoded by the coding sequence ATGGCTCAGACAAAAATCTCAGAAATCCGCGAGCTCTCCACTGAGGAGCTCACCAGCAAGCTGCGTGACCTCAAGCAAGAGGCACTCAACCTCCGCCTGCAACAGGCGACAGGTCAGCTTGAGAACACCGCACGCCGCCGCCTCGTTCGTCGCGAGACCGCTCGTGTGCAAACCATCCTCAAGCAACGCGCACAACAGGCGTAA
- the rplF gene encoding 50S ribosomal protein L6, protein MSRIGLKTISLPEKVSIKSDNAGTVTVEGPKGKLEWTMPKGITLEEESGTVTVKRNSEHRVVRALHGTSRSLISNMIEGVSNGFVKQLEIQGVGFRAAVKGKDLDLSLGKSHPILHPIPEGLTVTVDQNTNIKVEGIDKQLVGQFAAEVRRYYPPEPFKGKGVRYVGERVRRKAGKSVQ, encoded by the coding sequence ATGTCACGTATTGGATTAAAAACCATCTCTCTGCCAGAGAAAGTCAGCATCAAGTCTGACAATGCTGGCACCGTCACCGTCGAAGGCCCCAAGGGCAAACTTGAGTGGACCATGCCAAAAGGCATCACCCTCGAGGAAGAAAGTGGCACCGTCACCGTGAAGCGCAACAGTGAGCACCGCGTGGTGCGCGCACTCCACGGCACATCACGCAGCTTGATCAGCAACATGATCGAGGGCGTTAGCAATGGCTTCGTCAAGCAACTTGAAATTCAGGGCGTCGGTTTCCGTGCGGCTGTGAAAGGCAAGGACCTCGACCTCAGCCTCGGTAAGTCACACCCGATTCTTCACCCTATCCCCGAGGGCCTCACCGTCACCGTGGACCAGAACACCAACATTAAGGTGGAGGGAATCGATAAGCAACTCGTCGGTCAGTTCGCCGCAGAAGTTCGCCGTTACTATCCACCAGAGCCGTTCAAAGGCAAGGGTGTCCGTTACGTCGGTGAGCGCGTTCGCCGTAAAGCTGGTAAGAGCGTCCAGTAA
- the rplP gene encoding 50S ribosomal protein L16, with protein sequence MPLMPKRVKFRKTQRGNRGGNAQRGNTVSFGDFGLQCLGRGWMTNRQIEACRVAINRKLKRKGKVWIRVFPHKSITGRPPETRMGKGKGAVEAWVAVIRPGTMLFEVGGVSETAAKGALRLASYKLGVPTRFVVRGNHG encoded by the coding sequence ATGCCATTAATGCCAAAAAGAGTGAAGTTCCGCAAGACTCAGCGCGGAAACCGCGGCGGAAACGCCCAACGCGGAAACACCGTATCATTCGGTGACTTCGGGCTGCAGTGCCTCGGACGCGGATGGATGACCAACCGTCAGATCGAAGCCTGTCGTGTTGCCATCAACCGTAAACTCAAGCGTAAAGGAAAAGTCTGGATTCGTGTCTTCCCTCACAAATCCATCACCGGCCGTCCACCAGAAACTCGGATGGGTAAAGGTAAGGGTGCTGTGGAAGCATGGGTCGCTGTGATCCGCCCTGGAACCATGCTGTTCGAAGTCGGCGGTGTTTCAGAAACTGCTGCCAAAGGCGCACTCCGTCTCGCATCCTACAAGCTCGGCGTTCCTACCCGTTTCGTCGTCCGTGGAAACCACGGTTAA
- the rpsQ gene encoding 30S ribosomal protein S17, which translates to MSESNTQAAGLRKTRVGIVVSTSMDKTIVVEYTNRVPHPRFKKIIKRSKKFYAHDEKGEAAVGDKVSIIETKPISKKKCWKLQEVLSH; encoded by the coding sequence ATGAGCGAATCAAACACTCAAGCAGCCGGTCTCCGCAAGACCCGTGTTGGCATCGTTGTCTCCACATCCATGGATAAAACCATCGTTGTTGAATACACCAACCGTGTGCCGCACCCACGTTTCAAGAAGATCATCAAACGATCCAAGAAATTCTACGCACACGATGAAAAAGGCGAAGCCGCCGTTGGCGACAAAGTCAGCATCATCGAGACCAAGCCTATTTCCAAGAAGAAGTGCTGGAAACTCCAGGAGGTCCTCAGCCACTAG
- the secY gene encoding preprotein translocase subunit SecY codes for MISAFASTWKVPELRERILFTLAMIVIIRLGVHVTLPGVDASVIADYLADKQSKGGDSGAGAAVGAMLGFFSGGGLQKMGVFALGIMPYISASIMMQLMTAVVPKLSKLAREDGGREKINQYTRAITIIIALVQGYLLAISLKNPGNIPGLQGIRDFGEVVPNHGFAFIAMTVLTIVTGTLLLMWIGDQITDRGLGNGISLIITVNIISALPGALVITWQTLISGNAGPGAAAFLVFLVAFLIFVIAATIAITQAQRRIAVQYAKRVMGRKQLGGQTQYLPLKVNYAGVMPIIFATAILSLPTFVLQSAFPTAEWSRKIQDVLAGGGLGYYLIAGVMIFFFSYFWVATMFQPSEISENLKRSGGYIPGVRPGKPTADFLDFTMTRLTFAGAIFLTIIFILPWVVSQMPRGIIGSELPFLVTSFFGGTSLLIIVGVLLDFMRQVETHLLQRNYDGFLRKGKIKGRYDRLQNTGDRASGTSMVYLWVFIAVVVVVGVSYWIYQG; via the coding sequence ATGATCTCCGCATTTGCGAGCACATGGAAAGTCCCGGAACTACGGGAACGCATTCTTTTTACCCTGGCGATGATTGTCATCATCCGTCTCGGTGTTCACGTCACTCTTCCAGGAGTTGATGCCAGCGTCATTGCTGATTACCTTGCTGACAAGCAGTCCAAAGGAGGTGACTCCGGTGCGGGTGCAGCCGTTGGTGCCATGCTGGGCTTCTTCTCAGGTGGAGGTCTTCAGAAGATGGGGGTATTTGCCCTCGGTATCATGCCTTACATTTCTGCTTCGATTATGATGCAGCTGATGACCGCTGTGGTGCCCAAGCTTTCCAAGCTGGCACGTGAAGACGGTGGCCGTGAGAAAATCAACCAATACACCCGTGCGATCACCATCATCATTGCTCTGGTTCAAGGTTACCTTCTGGCCATTAGCTTGAAGAACCCTGGTAACATTCCCGGCCTTCAAGGTATTCGCGACTTCGGTGAAGTGGTTCCCAACCACGGATTTGCCTTCATTGCGATGACCGTGCTGACCATCGTCACCGGAACCCTGCTGCTCATGTGGATTGGTGACCAGATCACCGATCGCGGTTTGGGTAACGGAATTTCCCTGATCATTACCGTCAACATCATCTCCGCCCTTCCCGGTGCACTGGTGATCACATGGCAGACTCTGATTTCTGGCAATGCCGGCCCTGGTGCCGCTGCCTTCCTCGTCTTCCTTGTGGCCTTCCTGATCTTCGTGATTGCGGCCACCATTGCCATTACCCAGGCGCAGCGCCGGATTGCGGTTCAATACGCCAAGCGTGTGATGGGACGGAAGCAACTCGGCGGCCAGACCCAGTATCTGCCACTGAAAGTCAACTACGCCGGTGTGATGCCGATCATTTTCGCCACTGCGATTCTCTCACTGCCGACCTTCGTTCTGCAGTCTGCGTTTCCTACGGCTGAGTGGTCACGCAAGATCCAAGACGTGCTTGCCGGTGGTGGTCTCGGTTACTACCTGATCGCCGGTGTAATGATCTTCTTCTTCTCCTACTTCTGGGTGGCAACAATGTTCCAGCCTAGCGAGATCTCGGAGAACCTGAAGCGCAGCGGTGGTTACATCCCCGGTGTCCGTCCAGGAAAGCCAACGGCTGATTTCCTCGATTTCACCATGACCCGTCTGACCTTCGCCGGTGCCATCTTCCTGACCATCATCTTCATCCTTCCGTGGGTGGTGTCGCAGATGCCTCGTGGAATCATCGGCAGTGAGCTGCCGTTCTTGGTGACCTCCTTCTTCGGTGGCACCAGCTTGCTGATCATCGTGGGTGTGCTGCTTGACTTCATGCGTCAGGTCGAAACTCACCTGCTGCAGCGGAACTACGATGGCTTCCTGCGCAAAGGCAAAATCAAAGGTCGCTACGACCGTCTCCAGAACACTGGTGACCGCGCATCTGGAACTTCAATGGTTTACCTCTGGGTATTCATCGCCGTGGTTGTGGTGGTGGGCGTGTCCTACTGGATCTACCAAGGTTAA
- the rplN gene encoding 50S ribosomal protein L14: MIQMESKVQIADNTGARVAKMIGVIGKRTKVARVGDVITAHVREAIPTASIKKGEVVKAVVVRSAYPVRRADGSVLRFDSNAIVIIDKDGNPKGTRIFGPVARELREKRYMKIVSLAPEVL, translated from the coding sequence ATGATCCAGATGGAATCCAAAGTTCAAATTGCCGATAACACCGGCGCTCGCGTCGCCAAGATGATTGGCGTCATCGGCAAGCGCACCAAGGTGGCTCGCGTCGGCGATGTTATCACCGCCCACGTGCGTGAAGCTATCCCAACCGCCAGCATCAAAAAAGGTGAGGTCGTCAAGGCCGTGGTCGTGCGCTCCGCCTACCCAGTCCGCCGCGCGGATGGTTCAGTGCTTCGTTTCGACTCTAACGCTATTGTCATCATCGACAAGGACGGTAACCCCAAGGGCACTCGTATCTTCGGACCCGTTGCTCGTGAACTCCGTGAGAAGCGTTACATGAAGATCGTCTCCCTCGCACCGGAAGTTCTCTAA
- the rplV gene encoding 50S ribosomal protein L22 gives MEVKSTYKYARISPKKARDVARAIQGMPVSDALDALAYTPRKAAALIGKTLKSAVANAENNHELIADDLTVKEATVGDGPTFKRFKPRARGSAGAIRKRTSHLYIILTDEEEIPEPRERSSKPKKRSVVAKPKAKKEAAPKKEAAPVEAEEAKAEDAAE, from the coding sequence ATGGAAGTTAAATCCACTTACAAATACGCCCGCATCTCGCCTAAGAAGGCTCGTGATGTTGCCCGTGCCATTCAAGGCATGCCCGTTTCAGACGCTCTCGATGCGCTTGCTTACACACCTCGTAAAGCAGCTGCGCTGATCGGCAAGACGCTGAAAAGCGCTGTCGCCAATGCTGAGAACAACCACGAGCTGATTGCTGATGACCTCACCGTCAAAGAAGCAACCGTGGGTGACGGTCCTACTTTCAAGCGCTTCAAGCCACGTGCCCGCGGATCCGCAGGTGCTATCCGCAAGCGCACCAGCCACCTTTACATCATCCTCACCGATGAGGAGGAAATCCCTGAGCCACGTGAACGCTCATCCAAGCCGAAGAAACGCAGCGTCGTTGCCAAGCCTAAAGCTAAGAAAGAAGCAGCTCCTAAGAAAGAGGCCGCTCCTGTCGAAGCAGAAGAAGCCAAGGCAGAAGATGCCGCTGAGTAA
- the rpsC gene encoding 30S ribosomal protein S3, giving the protein MGQKINPISFRLAVSKDWRSKWYATGNDYTDKLHEDLKIRKYIKKRLHMSGISKVVIERAWNSVRVTLSTARPGLVIGRKGSEIEKMTNDLTKLCGGSQVKIDILEIRKPELDAQLVCENVAIQLERRIAFRRAMKRAIQTAMEFGAEGIRIRCAGRLGGADIARAEWYREGKVPLQTLRVPIDYGFAEANTVYGIIGIKTWINKKEETEQQGGGGGRPRGGQRRDRNDRNNNR; this is encoded by the coding sequence ATGGGCCAGAAAATCAATCCGATCTCGTTCCGTCTCGCCGTCTCCAAGGACTGGCGCTCCAAGTGGTATGCCACTGGTAACGACTACACCGATAAACTCCACGAGGACCTGAAGATCCGCAAATACATCAAGAAGCGTCTTCACATGTCCGGTATCTCCAAAGTGGTTATCGAACGTGCATGGAACAGCGTGCGTGTCACCCTGTCCACTGCTCGTCCCGGTCTTGTGATCGGCCGTAAAGGATCCGAAATCGAAAAAATGACCAACGATCTCACCAAACTTTGCGGTGGTTCCCAGGTGAAAATCGACATTCTCGAAATCCGTAAGCCTGAGCTCGATGCTCAACTCGTTTGCGAAAACGTCGCCATCCAGCTTGAGCGTCGTATTGCTTTCCGCCGCGCCATGAAGCGTGCTATCCAGACCGCCATGGAATTCGGTGCCGAAGGTATCCGCATCCGTTGCGCCGGTCGTCTCGGAGGTGCAGACATCGCCCGTGCCGAGTGGTATCGCGAAGGCAAAGTGCCACTTCAGACACTGCGTGTGCCAATCGACTACGGCTTTGCCGAAGCGAACACCGTTTACGGTATCATTGGCATCAAGACCTGGATCAATAAGAAGGAAGAAACAGAACAACAAGGAGGCGGCGGTGGACGTCCTCGTGGTGGCCAACGCCGCGATCGTAACGACCGCAACAACAACCGCTAA
- the rpsE gene encoding 30S ribosomal protein S5: MSDNTEKSAPKAAEVEAKPTNEAAPAASATPAAAAEAPKADERRGGRGGQGGRGGRRERPQRQAPPKPMTDDGKELHEKVVFINRCAKVVKGGRRFSFSALMVSGDKEGRVGVGFGKAQEVIECIRKGGQDAKNSLQRVKLVNGTIPHEVQAEHGGGVVLLKPACPGTGIIAGGGVRAVCEAVGITDVLGKSLGSNNHANVVKATIKALSQLRTREDVLASRGKQVKESL; encoded by the coding sequence ATGTCTGATAACACAGAAAAAAGTGCACCTAAAGCAGCCGAAGTTGAGGCTAAGCCAACCAATGAAGCTGCACCAGCTGCCAGCGCTACTCCAGCGGCAGCAGCTGAAGCTCCTAAAGCCGACGAACGCCGTGGCGGTCGTGGTGGACAAGGTGGCCGTGGCGGTCGCCGTGAGCGCCCACAGCGCCAGGCTCCTCCCAAGCCAATGACCGACGACGGTAAAGAGCTGCACGAGAAGGTGGTCTTCATCAACCGTTGTGCCAAGGTGGTCAAAGGTGGACGTCGTTTCAGTTTCTCCGCCCTCATGGTTTCCGGTGATAAGGAAGGCCGCGTAGGTGTTGGATTCGGTAAAGCCCAAGAGGTGATCGAATGCATCCGCAAGGGGGGGCAAGACGCCAAGAACTCACTGCAGCGTGTGAAGCTGGTTAACGGAACCATCCCGCACGAAGTGCAAGCTGAGCACGGTGGTGGTGTTGTTCTTCTCAAGCCAGCCTGCCCCGGAACCGGTATTATTGCCGGTGGTGGTGTGCGCGCCGTTTGTGAAGCCGTCGGTATCACGGATGTGCTTGGTAAGAGCCTCGGCTCCAACAACCACGCCAACGTTGTCAAGGCCACCATCAAGGCCCTCTCCCAGCTGCGCACTCGTGAGGACGTCCTCGCTAGCCGTGGCAAACAAGTCAAAGAGTCCCTCTAG
- the rplE gene encoding 50S ribosomal protein L5, protein MTPTLLTYYKDKVVPALTKEHDYKNPHQVPALEKIVVTTHVGSASDRKQAVEDAIEDISKITGQKPSISYARKSVANFKVREGEAVGARVTLRGSHMWEFLDRFINITAPNIRDFRGISPKSFDGRGNYAVGINDQSIFPEIELDQIKRQLGFDLIFVTTANTDDEGRALLKALGMPYRENKKNDDEAA, encoded by the coding sequence ATGACACCTACACTACTAACATACTACAAGGATAAGGTAGTCCCGGCTCTGACTAAAGAGCACGACTACAAAAACCCGCATCAAGTGCCAGCACTTGAGAAAATCGTCGTCACCACCCACGTTGGATCTGCATCCGACCGTAAACAAGCTGTGGAAGACGCCATCGAAGACATCTCCAAGATCACCGGCCAGAAGCCTAGCATCTCCTACGCCCGTAAGAGTGTTGCGAACTTCAAAGTGCGCGAAGGTGAAGCTGTGGGTGCTCGCGTTACCCTTCGCGGTAGCCACATGTGGGAATTCCTTGACCGCTTTATCAACATCACCGCTCCGAACATTCGTGACTTCCGCGGAATTTCACCCAAGAGCTTTGATGGCCGTGGCAACTACGCTGTAGGTATCAACGATCAATCGATCTTCCCTGAAATCGAGCTCGACCAAATCAAACGTCAGCTCGGATTCGACCTCATTTTTGTCACCACCGCCAATACCGACGATGAAGGCCGCGCGCTGCTCAAAGCGCTTGGAATGCCTTATCGTGAAAACAAGAAAAACGACGACGAAGCTGCTTAA
- the rplO gene encoding 50S ribosomal protein L15, whose translation MNLHNLKPRPGAKHRVKRLGCGESSGLGKTSGRGHKGQKSRSGGGVRPGFEGGQMPLHRRLPKRGFNNTRFQDKIAVVNVGSLDDRFEDGATVTMESLKEARLVKGTYVTVKVLGEGDLSKKLTVEGCKVSSSAKEKIEKAGGSVVEAS comes from the coding sequence ATGAATTTGCACAATCTTAAACCACGCCCCGGTGCCAAGCACCGTGTTAAGCGTCTCGGTTGCGGCGAGAGCTCCGGCCTCGGCAAGACTTCCGGTCGTGGCCACAAGGGTCAGAAGTCCCGCTCCGGCGGTGGCGTTCGCCCCGGCTTCGAAGGTGGTCAGATGCCACTTCACCGTCGTCTTCCAAAGCGCGGTTTCAACAACACTCGTTTCCAAGACAAGATCGCAGTCGTCAACGTAGGATCACTCGATGATCGTTTCGAAGACGGTGCGACAGTCACCATGGAGTCGCTGAAAGAGGCACGCCTGGTCAAAGGCACCTACGTCACCGTGAAAGTTCTCGGTGAAGGAGATCTCTCCAAAAAACTCACTGTGGAAGGCTGCAAGGTCAGCTCCTCCGCGAAGGAGAAGATCGAAAAAGCTGGCGGATCCGTCGTAGAAGCCAGCTAA
- the rplX gene encoding 50S ribosomal protein L24, which yields MRIKTHVAKGDTVEVIAGNHKGKQGTVLSVNAAKGQVVVEGARVIKKAIRKSEENPDGGILEQDGPIAISNVKKI from the coding sequence ATGAGAATCAAGACCCACGTCGCAAAAGGCGACACCGTCGAAGTCATCGCCGGTAACCACAAAGGCAAGCAGGGAACCGTGCTTTCCGTTAATGCCGCCAAAGGCCAGGTCGTCGTCGAAGGCGCCCGCGTCATCAAGAAGGCCATCCGCAAGTCTGAAGAAAATCCAGACGGCGGCATCCTCGAACAAGACGGCCCAATCGCCATCTCCAACGTAAAAAAAATCTAA